A window of the Zeugodacus cucurbitae isolate PBARC_wt_2022May chromosome 2, idZeuCucr1.2, whole genome shotgun sequence genome harbors these coding sequences:
- the LOC105218627 gene encoding uncharacterized protein LOC105218627 isoform X4: MDAVNWLRLSLLLTLAFLKLSHGIQVTPAPKVANITKTLLQEELLLDTNNGTLVSDSVLSASERNRRLIPYMAFYLPPDFPINQQYAVQGPKGALPHNSKYTKPLAVEGPLPPPVNSGHISLPQEYMNLRAPPPGILGDNGDLAYAAPAPPQQHYLPSAGDVYHQLAYAAAGPAPQPTAMPQHSPPPLSQSLINTKSSKVPVLHLLPPGPPGPTVAPIIKHKHKTVQHFPPTKPPAVQQLPYEQPQPLRQKTNRHNAVHQQQQQQLQLQQQALPVFTSQHELQHQQQQQQQLPVYRQQTRPKQSKVNLTPFTPSNTLPGHFIPIIYTPVNGDDNNNNNNNHDGSNALHYGYDNPTVVLVDDLSPPLQPVNLPQQQQQHQQQQQQPAQFKPISPPHATADNEYTLVSSGVPFEAPRQQQQQQQLQQQYQQQKYITATGAPGDTLAPQQAELPRGPAVSSSPLIPHSTTRPPATQYIDYIVDDPKQSLDDEQQQQQHNIVGTSVPQKPETQQNAFIVISTSTPPLIPPVDDINQDYYEPTRRPVYKQQPALRLQPLPPVNSKHNYATRRPFVPATAPEAQPPPPPPATPEEVIKPKFAYTEPKLNFGDVIKPATTAAKLRPSHKYAGGIGSKLAPLAPPTAPEVTPSTQQHQQEQQQVNLPEYYNPPVPVAAKTTPVLDPNQLPDIRSSSLAEILHKLQASNHLPRTLTPENIDNSIKTLVMILENLKQTQTIVPNPPQHHERPAVAPDYDYGTSSEDLNGAAPDLSSVLSPVVPNKHPGPSTGRAGIDYPNYADIPQTNFNCGEQRYKGFFGDPETNCQVWHYCDLNGGKASFLCPNGTIFSQIALTCDWWFNVKCSTTAQLYVLNERLYKYILPFTPKFPEDYSGPLVDKYLAMKFQEMEEKMRIEKEKVEKTALADVAATTGTETSNNIESDEVSDDGTNTNEHSVDDTDDTDDEDTEVTTVADLRTLPRAMDAHNKHGAVNAHVSEQSSERNLLIDDEVDDIAKRGSVDTFESSTIPTVSAATSANKLDDAPAFSLKPIVVSSTQGPDYEDDANDASAAQHNVRNADEAVSNRLTTEAAQTTTKAQENQIQVQASPKPVRQTSNIDVEKVEVIEIKAEGAAGQLGAKMYYGAESTKEMR, encoded by the exons CATTTCTCAAGCTCAGCCACGGCATACAAGTCACACCAGCACCAAAAGTCGCCAACATCACAAAGACATTACTACAAGAAGAGCTTTTGCTGGACACAAATAATGGCACTCTTGTCAGTGACTCGGTGTTAAGCGCCTCCGAGCGTAATCGTCGCCTGATACCTTACATGGCTTTCTATTTACCACCGGATTTTCCGATTAATCAACAATATGCGGTTCAAGGA CCTAAAGGTGCTCTACCGCACAACAGCAAATATACGAAACCGTTGGCTGTGGAAGGTCCTCTACCACCACCGGTCAACAGTGGTCACATATCTTTGCCGCAGGAGTACATGAATTTACGCGCACCACCACCTGGCATCCTCGGCGACAACGGTGACTTGGCATACGCAGCGCCAGCGCCGCCACAACAACACTATCTTCCAAGTGCAGGCGATGTCTACCATCAGTTGGCATATGCAGCCGCAGGCCCGGCACCACAGCCGACAGCCATGCCACAACACAGTCCACCACCGCTCTCGCAGTCCCTGATCAATACGAAAAGCAGTAAAGTGCCAGTGTTGCATTTATTGCCACCCGGACCACCGGGTCCCACTGTGGCACCCATCATCAAGCACAAG CACAAAACTGTACAGCATTTCCCACCCACGAAGCCGCCAGCGGTGCAACAGCTGCCGTATGAGCAGCCACAACCGTTGAGACAGAAGACGAATCGGCATAATGCTgtgcaccagcaacaacaacaacaactgcaactgcaacaacaagcacTGCCGGTCTTTACGTCACAACACGAACTgcaacatcagcagcaacaacaacaacaattgccagTGTATCGCCAACAAACGCGTCCAAAACAATCAAAAGTCAATTTAACACCATTTACACCGTCCAATACACTACCCGGCCATTTTATACCGATTATTTACACGCCAGTAAACGgcgatgacaacaacaacaacaacaataatcatgATGGCAGCAATGCACTTCATTATGGCTATGACAATCCGACGGTAGTTTTGGTTGATGATCTGTCGCCACCGCTGCAGCCAGTCAAtctgccacagcaacaacaacaacatcagcagcagcaacaacaaccggcACAATTCAAGCCAATTTCTCCGCCGCATGCCACAGCAGACAACGAATATACGCTGGTATCTTCGGGTGTGCCGTTTGAAGCtccacgccaacaacaacaacagcaacaactgcaacaacaatatcaacagCAAAAGTACATTACTGCAACTGGCGCACCCGGAGACACACTCGCGCCGCAACAAGCAGAGCTGCCAAGAGGACCCGCCGTCAGCTCATCACCACTGATTCCACATTCAACGACAAG ACCGCCAGCAACACAATATATCGACTACATCGTTGACGACCCCAAGCAATCGCTAGATGatgaacagcagcagcaacaacacaacatcGTAGGAACCAGCGTGCCACAGAAACCCGAAACACAACAAAATGCTTTTATTGTCATATCAACCTCAACACCACCATTGATTCCCCCGGTCGATGACATTAACCAAGATTACTATGAGCCGACCCGTAGGCCAGTCTACAAGCAACAGCCGGCACTGCGCTTACAACCATTGCCGCCGGTCAACAGCAAACACAACTACGCGACAAGGCGTCCATTTGTGCCGGCCACAGCGCCAGAAGCACAACCGCCACCTCCACCACCAGCGACACCTGAGGAGGTGATTAAGCCGAAATTCGCGTATACCGAGCCGAAGCTCAATTTTGGCGATGTTATAAAACCAGCAACGACAGCAGCAAAATTGCGACCATCACACAAATATGCCGGTGGCATCGGCAGCAAGTTGGCACCACTAGCGCCACCAACTGCACCAGAGGTAACACCATCCacacagcaacaccaacaggaGCAGCAACAAGTGAATTTGCCCGAATACTACAATCCACCCGTACCGGTGGCGGCCAAAACCACACCCGTTTTGGATCCCAACCAATTGCCCGACATACGCTCCTCCTCGTTGGCGGAAATTCTACACAAATTGCAGGCGAGCAATCACTTGCCAAGAACGCTGACACCGGAAAATATTGATAATTCGATTAAGACACTGGTCATGATATTGGAGAATCTCAAGCAAACACAAACGATTGTGCCAAATCCGCCGCAGCATCATGAGCGACCGGCTGTCGCGCCCGACTACGATTACGGCACGAGTAGCGAAGACTTGAACGGTGCAGCGCCGGACCTGAGTAGTGTTTTATCGCCAGTTGTGCCAA ATAAGCATCCCGGACCGAGCACCGGACGCGCTGGCATTGATTATCCCAACTATGCTGATATACCACAAACGAATTTCAACTGTGGGGAGCAAAGGTATAAAGGCTTCTTCGGTGATCCCGAAACGAATTGTCAAGTGTGGCATTACTGTGATTTGAATGGCGGTAAGGCATCTTTTCTGTGTCCCAATGGCACTATTTTCAGTCAG ATTGCGCTCACCTGTGACTGGTGGTTCAATGTGAAATGCTCCACAACTGCACAGCTTTATGTACTGAACGAACGtctgtacaaatatattttaccaTTTACGCCGAAATTCCCCGAAGACTACAGTGGGCCACTCGTCGACAA GTATTTAGCAATGAAGTTCCAGGAGATGGAAGAAAAAATGCGTATTGAAAAGGAGAAAGTAGAGAAGACGGCACTCGCAGATGTGGCGGCAACGACAGGCACCGAAACGAGCAACAACATAGAAAGCGACGAAGTCAGTGACGATGGCACAAACACCAACGAACACAGCGTCGATGATACCGATGACACCGACGATGAGGATACCGAAGTGACCACAGTAGCGGATCTGCGCACACTGCCACGAGCCATGGACGCACACAATAAGCACGGCGCCGTCAATGCACATGTGAGCGAGCAGAGCTCGGAGCGTAATCTGCTGATCGACGATGAAGTCGATGATATAGCGAAACGTGGTAGCGTTGATACATTTGAAAGTTCCACAATACCGACCGTATCGGCGGCAACTTCTGCGAATAAGTTGGACGATGCCCCCGCATTCAGCCTGAAACCGATTGTGGTCTCCTCTACACAAGGACCGGACTATGAGGATGATGCTAATGATGCATCAGCAGCACAGCATAATGTACGAAATGCCGACGAAGCGGTGAGCAACAGGCTAACAACGGAGGCGgcgcagacaacaacaaaagcgcagGAAAATCAGATACAAGTGCAGGCATCACCGAAGCCGGTGCGTCAAACGAGCAATATCGATGTGGAAAAAGTGGAAGTAATCGAAATTAAAGCCGAGGGGGCAGCTGGTCAGCTGGGAGCGAAGATGTACTATGGCGCTGAGAGTACAAAGGAGATGCGATAA
- the LOC105218627 gene encoding uncharacterized protein LOC105218627 isoform X2, translating into MDAVNWLRLSLLLTLAFLKLSHGIQVTPAPKVANITKTLLQEELLLDTNNGTLVSDSVLSASERNRRLIPYMAFYLPPDFPINQQYAVQGPKGALPHNSKYTKPLAVEGPLPPPVNSGHISLPQEYMNLRAPPPGILGDNGDLAYAAPAPPQQHYLPSAGDVYHQLAYAAAGPAPQPTAMPQHSPPPLSQSLINTKSSKVPVLHLLPPGPPGPTVAPIIKHKHKTVQHFPPTKPPAVQQLPYEQPQPLRQKTNRHNAVHQQQQQQLQLQQQALPVFTSQHELQHQQQQQQQLPVYRQQTRPKQSKVNLTPFTPSNTLPGHFIPIIYTPVNGDDNNNNNNNHDGSNALHYGYDNPTVVLVDDLSPPLQPVNLPQQQQQHQQQQQQPAQFKPISPPHATADNEYTLVSSGVPFEAPRQQQQQQQLQQQYQQQKYITATGAPGDTLAPQQAELPRGPAVSSSPLIPHSTTSSTYHIINEPSAPVHPSLTSAPQKQTQYNNNNVKQQQTHSQRHLTRPRQKQTQFQLPRPASIFEPAQELLEQQQQQQPQQQHQQQDTYTYLNDETMTPQEKYVRYLQQRIRYNKQQQKQRERAKQRENFIQQHQQQQQYEVQQQPPHSQIVVLGNGDGAPPSAPAPPFATTSDTQQQLDANAQVNYPQHSPIGHAVYPHPELHVPPNHQPPSNVATLKQVVKIPVRTLVSEALDAFQQQQQQQQQQHQQQLALKGSSGGGVAYRQQQPQYASGLGPPATQYIDYIVDDPKQSLDDEQQQQQHNIVGTSVPQKPETQQNAFIVISTSTPPLIPPVDDINQDYYEPTRRPVYKQQPALRLQPLPPVNSKHNYATRRPFVPATAPEAQPPPPPPATPEEVIKPKFAYTEPKLNFGDVIKPATTAAKLRPSHKYAGGIGSKLAPLAPPTAPEVTPSTQQHQQEQQQVNLPEYYNPPVPVAAKTTPVLDPNQLPDIRSSSLAEILHKLQASNHLPRTLTPENIDNSIKTLVMILENLKQTQTIVPNPPQHHERPAVAPDYDYGTSSEDLNGAAPDLSSVLSPVVPNKHPGPSTGRAGIDYPNYADIPQTNFNCGEQRYKGFFGDPETNCQVWHYCDLNGGKASFLCPNGTIFSQIALTCDWWFNVKCSTTAQLYVLNERLYKYILPFTPKFPEDYSGPLVDKYLAMKFQEMEEKMRIEKEKVEKTALADVAATTGTETSNNIESDEVSDDGTNTNEHSVDDTDDTDDEDTEVTTVADLRTLPRAMDAHNKHGAVNAHVSEQSSERNLLIDDEVDDIAKRGSVDTFESSTIPTVSAATSANKLDDAPAFSLKPIVVSSTQGPDYEDDANDASAAQHNVRNADEAVSNRLTTEAAQTTTKAQENQIQVQASPKPVRQTSNIDVEKVEVIEIKAEGAAGQLGAKMYYGAESTKEMR; encoded by the exons CATTTCTCAAGCTCAGCCACGGCATACAAGTCACACCAGCACCAAAAGTCGCCAACATCACAAAGACATTACTACAAGAAGAGCTTTTGCTGGACACAAATAATGGCACTCTTGTCAGTGACTCGGTGTTAAGCGCCTCCGAGCGTAATCGTCGCCTGATACCTTACATGGCTTTCTATTTACCACCGGATTTTCCGATTAATCAACAATATGCGGTTCAAGGA CCTAAAGGTGCTCTACCGCACAACAGCAAATATACGAAACCGTTGGCTGTGGAAGGTCCTCTACCACCACCGGTCAACAGTGGTCACATATCTTTGCCGCAGGAGTACATGAATTTACGCGCACCACCACCTGGCATCCTCGGCGACAACGGTGACTTGGCATACGCAGCGCCAGCGCCGCCACAACAACACTATCTTCCAAGTGCAGGCGATGTCTACCATCAGTTGGCATATGCAGCCGCAGGCCCGGCACCACAGCCGACAGCCATGCCACAACACAGTCCACCACCGCTCTCGCAGTCCCTGATCAATACGAAAAGCAGTAAAGTGCCAGTGTTGCATTTATTGCCACCCGGACCACCGGGTCCCACTGTGGCACCCATCATCAAGCACAAG CACAAAACTGTACAGCATTTCCCACCCACGAAGCCGCCAGCGGTGCAACAGCTGCCGTATGAGCAGCCACAACCGTTGAGACAGAAGACGAATCGGCATAATGCTgtgcaccagcaacaacaacaacaactgcaactgcaacaacaagcacTGCCGGTCTTTACGTCACAACACGAACTgcaacatcagcagcaacaacaacaacaattgccagTGTATCGCCAACAAACGCGTCCAAAACAATCAAAAGTCAATTTAACACCATTTACACCGTCCAATACACTACCCGGCCATTTTATACCGATTATTTACACGCCAGTAAACGgcgatgacaacaacaacaacaacaataatcatgATGGCAGCAATGCACTTCATTATGGCTATGACAATCCGACGGTAGTTTTGGTTGATGATCTGTCGCCACCGCTGCAGCCAGTCAAtctgccacagcaacaacaacaacatcagcagcagcaacaacaaccggcACAATTCAAGCCAATTTCTCCGCCGCATGCCACAGCAGACAACGAATATACGCTGGTATCTTCGGGTGTGCCGTTTGAAGCtccacgccaacaacaacaacagcaacaactgcaacaacaatatcaacagCAAAAGTACATTACTGCAACTGGCGCACCCGGAGACACACTCGCGCCGCAACAAGCAGAGCTGCCAAGAGGACCCGCCGTCAGCTCATCACCACTGATTCCACATTCAACGACAAG CTCCACCTATCACATAATCAATGAGCCATCAGCACCTGTGCATCCATCATTAACATCTGCACCGCAAAAGCAaacacaatacaacaacaacaacgtcaagcaacaacaaacacattcaCAACGCCATTTGACGCGACCGCGACAAAAACAAACGCAATTCCAATTGCCGAGACCGGCGAGTATTTTCGAGCCAGCACAGGAATTGctggaacaacaacagcaacagcaacctcaacaacaacaccaacagcaggACACCTACACGTATCTGAATGATGAGACGATGACGCCACAGGAAAAATACGTGCGCTATTTACAGCAACGTATACGTTACAATAAGCAACAACAGAAGCAACGTGAACGCGCTAAGCAGCGTGAAAATTTCATtcaacagcatcaacaacaacagcaatacgaGGTGCAACAGCAACCGCCACATTCACAAATTGTTGTGCTTGGCAACGGTGACGGCGCTCCACCATCCGCACCCGCGCCACCCTTTGCCACCACCTCCGATACTCAGCAGCAATTAGACGCCAACGCACAAGTCAATTATCCACAACACAGTCCCATTGGGCATGCGGTGTATCCACATCCCGAGTTGCATGTGCCGCCGAATCATCAACCACCGTCGAATGTGGCAACGCTCAAGCAAGTTGTAAAAATTCCCGTGCGCACTTTGGTCAGCGAGGCATTGGATGCAttccaacagcaacagcagcagcagcaacaacaacaccaacaacaattggcGTTAAAGGGTTCAAGTGGTGGTGGCGTAGCATATCGGCAGCAACAGCCTCAGTATGCAAGCGGTTTGgg ACCGCCAGCAACACAATATATCGACTACATCGTTGACGACCCCAAGCAATCGCTAGATGatgaacagcagcagcaacaacacaacatcGTAGGAACCAGCGTGCCACAGAAACCCGAAACACAACAAAATGCTTTTATTGTCATATCAACCTCAACACCACCATTGATTCCCCCGGTCGATGACATTAACCAAGATTACTATGAGCCGACCCGTAGGCCAGTCTACAAGCAACAGCCGGCACTGCGCTTACAACCATTGCCGCCGGTCAACAGCAAACACAACTACGCGACAAGGCGTCCATTTGTGCCGGCCACAGCGCCAGAAGCACAACCGCCACCTCCACCACCAGCGACACCTGAGGAGGTGATTAAGCCGAAATTCGCGTATACCGAGCCGAAGCTCAATTTTGGCGATGTTATAAAACCAGCAACGACAGCAGCAAAATTGCGACCATCACACAAATATGCCGGTGGCATCGGCAGCAAGTTGGCACCACTAGCGCCACCAACTGCACCAGAGGTAACACCATCCacacagcaacaccaacaggaGCAGCAACAAGTGAATTTGCCCGAATACTACAATCCACCCGTACCGGTGGCGGCCAAAACCACACCCGTTTTGGATCCCAACCAATTGCCCGACATACGCTCCTCCTCGTTGGCGGAAATTCTACACAAATTGCAGGCGAGCAATCACTTGCCAAGAACGCTGACACCGGAAAATATTGATAATTCGATTAAGACACTGGTCATGATATTGGAGAATCTCAAGCAAACACAAACGATTGTGCCAAATCCGCCGCAGCATCATGAGCGACCGGCTGTCGCGCCCGACTACGATTACGGCACGAGTAGCGAAGACTTGAACGGTGCAGCGCCGGACCTGAGTAGTGTTTTATCGCCAGTTGTGCCAA ATAAGCATCCCGGACCGAGCACCGGACGCGCTGGCATTGATTATCCCAACTATGCTGATATACCACAAACGAATTTCAACTGTGGGGAGCAAAGGTATAAAGGCTTCTTCGGTGATCCCGAAACGAATTGTCAAGTGTGGCATTACTGTGATTTGAATGGCGGTAAGGCATCTTTTCTGTGTCCCAATGGCACTATTTTCAGTCAG ATTGCGCTCACCTGTGACTGGTGGTTCAATGTGAAATGCTCCACAACTGCACAGCTTTATGTACTGAACGAACGtctgtacaaatatattttaccaTTTACGCCGAAATTCCCCGAAGACTACAGTGGGCCACTCGTCGACAA GTATTTAGCAATGAAGTTCCAGGAGATGGAAGAAAAAATGCGTATTGAAAAGGAGAAAGTAGAGAAGACGGCACTCGCAGATGTGGCGGCAACGACAGGCACCGAAACGAGCAACAACATAGAAAGCGACGAAGTCAGTGACGATGGCACAAACACCAACGAACACAGCGTCGATGATACCGATGACACCGACGATGAGGATACCGAAGTGACCACAGTAGCGGATCTGCGCACACTGCCACGAGCCATGGACGCACACAATAAGCACGGCGCCGTCAATGCACATGTGAGCGAGCAGAGCTCGGAGCGTAATCTGCTGATCGACGATGAAGTCGATGATATAGCGAAACGTGGTAGCGTTGATACATTTGAAAGTTCCACAATACCGACCGTATCGGCGGCAACTTCTGCGAATAAGTTGGACGATGCCCCCGCATTCAGCCTGAAACCGATTGTGGTCTCCTCTACACAAGGACCGGACTATGAGGATGATGCTAATGATGCATCAGCAGCACAGCATAATGTACGAAATGCCGACGAAGCGGTGAGCAACAGGCTAACAACGGAGGCGgcgcagacaacaacaaaagcgcagGAAAATCAGATACAAGTGCAGGCATCACCGAAGCCGGTGCGTCAAACGAGCAATATCGATGTGGAAAAAGTGGAAGTAATCGAAATTAAAGCCGAGGGGGCAGCTGGTCAGCTGGGAGCGAAGATGTACTATGGCGCTGAGAGTACAAAGGAGATGCGATAA